A segment of the Candidatus Pelagisphaera phototrophica genome:
AAGGCTTTGCCATACATCTTCTTTTCGACGAGTGAACCAGCAGCCTTGGCAAATTGGTGTTCAGGATCCGAAACCAACGAGAAACCGATCGAGTGCTTAGCCTGGTACTTCATGTGTGATCCCACGGAGTCTTTGCTCAGGCCAAGCACGTCAAACCCCATTGACCGAATCTTATCCCATTCTCGAGCTAGACTGATCATCTGCCTATCGCAGCTACCCGTGTTGTTCCTCATGAAAACCGAAATGACCGTCGGACGAACGATCAAATCGCTCATGATCAGCGTCTGTTTTGATTCGCGCTCCGCTACGTTAACGTCAAAACCCAATTCTAGCTGATCACCAGTTGACCTCATTTTTCTCGGCTCCCGTTAGCGTTTCCTCCGG
Coding sequences within it:
- a CDS encoding peroxiredoxin, with amino-acid sequence MRSTGDQLELGFDVNVAERESKQTLIMSDLIVRPTVISVFMRNNTGSCDRQMISLAREWDKIRSMGFDVLGLSKDSVGSHMKYQAKHSIGFSLVSDPEHQFAKAAGSLVEKKMYGKAFWGPTRSAYVLDENAALLEICVKVNPDRHGEQILELLKAI